One Phaseolus vulgaris cultivar G19833 chromosome 2, P. vulgaris v2.0, whole genome shotgun sequence DNA window includes the following coding sequences:
- the LOC137812655 gene encoding AT-rich interactive domain-containing protein 2-like — MEQCSTFSNGPSLDLLGVQTVGEFSGNGCCLGEDHVDNGAHHGKLTQKGLFYELLPLYLKDNCSQVGARPLLVLVDGQQLDLYKLFSLVKDRGGYAKVSKNGLWGSLTKELGLNLEVYSPVKLVYAKYLNDFERWLKKTFEEKILKNGNHGCDWGLKWLPMDIEKEFRGLLCLNSKKKADDELFKSKSNKKKKNTDLANHKNGNNLLDTKDQNNKSEDVQHIEGDNNEKSCNGIKDNPATLGAECADKEYNPRKRKRDAFSGMINWMKDIAKHPLVPLTQPIPKPSKWKEYKGRDFFGQFLKARLILSPRTHEEPNSGLSSLQKQKMHPVIYEDHVALGRQATGKSRCNERLPSSVKAWSCSCCNPCSHKGNTLAGSHDKVAEKCPHEKTSETLDVLTEKAMAESSGDEFLGKQVSVGPRFQAEIPEWTGVVSESDSKWLGTQVWSLKQGTEPATETDIGRGRQEKCSCEHQGSVTCVRLHIAENRVKLKLELGSTFYHWGFDRMGEEVSLQWTTTEEKRFKDIMRSNAPSKIKYFWNNGFKYFANKTRRHLVSYYFNVFLIQLRTYQNRATPKNIDSDDEVEFGYLSKGFGMETIEGPDDDFLECSKNEQYINFD, encoded by the exons ATGGAACAATGCTCAACATTCTCAAATGGGCCTTCTTTAGACCTCCTTGGAGTTCAAACAGTTGGTGAATTTTCTGGAAATGGTTGTTGTCTTGGAGAAGACCATGTTGATAACGGTGCTCACCATGGTAAACTGACTCAAAAAGGCCTGTTCTATGAACTTCTCCCTCTTTATCTGAAGGATAATTGTTCCCAAGTTGGTGCTCGGCCTTTGCTGGTTTTGGTCGATGGACAACAGCTCGATTTGTATAAACTGTTCTCCCTTGTGAAGGATAGAGGTGGATATGCTAAGGTTTCGAAAAATGGATTGTGGGGTTCTTTGACTAAGGAATTGGGTTTGAACCTTGAAGTTTATTCACCAGTGAAATTAGTGTACGCCAAGTATCTGAATGATTTTGAAAGGTGGCTCAAGAAAACTTTTGAAGagaagattttaaaaaatgggaatcatgggtgtgattgggGTTTGAAGTGGTTGCCAATGGATATAGAGAAAGAGTTCAGAGGCCTGTTATGTCTAAATTCAAAGAAAAAAGCTGATGATGAACTTTTCAAgtcaaaatcaaataaaaaaaagaaaaacactgaTTTGGCTAACCACAAGAATGGTAATAATCTATTGGACACCAAAgatcaaaataataaatctGAGGATGTCCAACACATTGAAGGTGACAATAATGAAAAATCCTGTAATGGAATTAAGGACAATCCTGCAACCTTGGGTGCAGAATGTGCTGACAAGGAATATAACCCTCGCAAACGCAAACGGGATGCATTCTCCGGCATGATAAACTGGATGAAGGATATTGCAAAACATCCTCTTGTTCCTTTAACTCAACCGATACCAAAACCATCAAAGTGGAAGGAGTATAAAGGCCGGGACTTTTTTGGTCAATTTCTGAAGGCAAGACTGATTCTGTCACCGAGAACGCATGAAGAACCCAACAGTGGATTGTCTTCTTTGCAG AAGCAGAAGATGCATCCTGTCATTTACGAGGATCATGTTGCTCTTGGTCGCCAGGCTACAGGAAAATCGAGATGCAATGAGAGGCTGCCTTCCTCTGTTAAAGCTTGGTCATGCTCTTGCTGCAATCCATGTTCTCACAAAGGAAATACATTGGCAGGTTCACATGATAAGGTGGCAGAAAAATGTCCTCATGAGAAAACATCTGAAACCCTAGATGTATTGACTGAAAAAGCAATGGCTGAATCATCTGGGGACGAGTTTCTTGGAAAGCAAGTATCTGTAGGCCCTCGTTTTCAAGCTGAAATCCCTGAATGGACTGGTGTAGTTTCTGAGAGTGACTCTAAATGGCTGGGCACACAAGTATGGTCTTTGAAACAGGGCACAGAACCTGCTACTGAAACAGATATTGGAAGGGGAAGACAAGAGAAGTGTAGCTGCGAACATCAAGGTTCTGTTACGTGTGTTAGATTACATATCGCTGAAAATAGGGTGAAATTGAAGCTTGAATTGGGTTCTACATTTTACCATTGGGGATTTGATCGAATGGGTGAGGAAGTTTCACTTCAATGGACAACTACAGAAGAAAAGAGATTTAAGGATATCATGAGGTCAAATGCTCCCTCTAAAATTAAATACTTTTGGAACAATGGATTCAAATACTTTGCAAACAAGACAAGAAGACACTTGGTGAGCTATTACTTCAATGTGTTCCTCATTCAACTAAGAACCTATCAGAATCGAGCGACCCCAAAGAATATTGATAGCGATGATGAAGTAGAGTTTGGATATTTGAGCAAAGGTTTTGGGATGGAAACCATCGAGGGTCCTGATGATGATTTCCTGGAGTGTTCTAAGAACGAGCAGTACATTAATTTTGATTAG